One Urechidicola croceus genomic window, TGATAATGTTAAGATAAAATAAATAATTGTAGTGACTTATAGTTCTAAAATATAATTTGTCAAACTAGCTTCATGAGGTAAATCCATCTTTTTACGCAAACGATATCGTTTAACATCTACACTTTTAGCAGAAATATTTAAAAGTGGTGCAATTTCTTTTGAAGATAAATTTAACCTTAGGTAAGCACACAGTCTTAAATCGTTTGGTGTTAAATCTGGGTGATACTTTTTCATTTTTTTGAAGAAATCTTTATCGGCATTATTAAATGCTTCTTCAAAAAATTTCCAATCATCAGAATTATTAATATGTTTATCAATTATATTAATTACTGGTTTAACTTTAGAATTGGCTTCACTCGCCATCAATTCGCCCTTAATCTTATTTAAGAACTCATTTTTCTTAATTAAACTCATTGTAGAGATAGCCAATTCCCTATTCTTACCCTCAATATCATGCTGAAGTTTTTCGTTCTTAAAAGACATCAATTGTTGCTCGTTTTCTAGTCGTCTCATTTTTAATTCACGTTGCGTTTTTTCTAACAATTTTTCTCTTTGAACTGTATAATAACGCTTATAAGCATTGTGCATAAAAAACGAAAATAAGCCAATACTTAAAAGGTATATAAAAACCATGAAGTTGGATAAATACCATGGCTTATCTATACCAAATGTGAAACTTTCTATATTAGTTGTTTCTGTATTTCCAACTCGTGCTTTTACATTAAAAGTATATTTTCCAAATGGTAAATTTTTAAATGTAACTCTAGAATCGCTAGACCACTCACTCCATTTATCATAAATACCTTTTAATTGATATTGGTATTGGGTTTCAGAAAACTTATTGAAATTAGGAACACTATAATAGAATTCTAAATTATTGGCATTGTTTTCAAAAGTTATTTCTTGGGACAAATCTACTAATGAACTTTTTTCATCTAAAGTGTTATTCTTTATTTCATCAATCGAAACATTAAATTTACTATCATTAATTCTATCTAAATTCAATATCATATACCCATTAGAACCACCAATTAGAAATTGTTGTTCTTTAAGGTTTGTTAAGCATTCGAATCCTATAACGCCTAAATTTCTTCTAAAAGATGATGGGATAGGTATTTTAGTTTCTTGAGGTTCATCATTAAATTTACCTTGTGATAAACAAATTATGTTTTTATTAGAAAAACCCCATAACTTGTTTGTTTTTTGATCAGGAATGAGAGCACCAACAATTGTATCATTCACATTGAAAAGTTTTTGAGTTATAAGTGAATCTATACTAAACTCTTGGTTTTCAATACTGTACTTCTGCACCCCATTATTGGATGAAAATAATATATCTTCATTAAATTTAATTATACTAGATCCATAACCATTGGGTGGTAAAACCACTTGTTTTTCTACTTTCTTAAATTCCTTATCAAGTGTTAAAGTATAAATCCCTTTATTTTCATGATTTACCAAAATTTGATTTTCACTTATAAATTCAAAAAAGCGACTTGATGTATTAAAACCTTCAATTTTGTTTCTAAACTTCCAAGAATCTCCTGATTTTTCAAGTATACCTAATCCTGAATAATTTCCTTGAATTAAAAGATTTTCATTATTTTCAATTGATTTAACAGCCCAGGTACCTGGAAAATCAGCAATCTTTTCAGCAACCTGATTTTTGATGATATAAGTACCTAAATTATGACCGCAAAAAAGTGTATTTTGAACAACGTTTAAACTCCACACTTGTCCTTTGGTGTTTTTTAAAAACTTAAAATCATCACTTGTATTTAACTTTTTATAAAAAACACCTTGATTTGTACCAAGGTATAAATGTTCTTTAAAAATTGTTGATGCATAAACAACTCCTAAAGTTCCATCAAAATCATTATAAACTTTAAATGGAGAATTTAAATTAACTAGACTTATTCCATTATCTAATCCTAACCATAAATTTTCATCGCTATCTTCAAACATTGAAAGGATTGTGTTGTTAATTAACCCATTCCTTTTATTTACTTTATTTACAAACTCACCTTTCTTATCTAAGATATATAATCCATTTGATATTGTACCAAGTAGAAAATTGCCATTTCTTAATTGTAAACTACTAAAAACATTTACCGATTGTAACTTTTCTTCAGCACTAATATTCCATTTTCTCACCTCATGAATTCCATCTAAAAAATAAAAATCACCTTGTTCCGTTAATAGTAATTTTTGATTATCAACACTAAAAAAGCCTACTAAAATGTTTTGCTGAAAAATAGGATTATCAGATACTAAAACAGTAGTCCCTTGTTCAATTTTAAAAATTCCTTCATTAATTTTTTGAAAATAAATACCATTGTCAACCTTAAAAATTTCTGCTCTTGTTGTTTTAGAATTTATAATACTAAAATTTTCATCTTTTGAATTATAAATGTAAGTTCTATCCAAAGATTGAAATAAAACCCAATCATTATATTCAATAATATTCCAAAATTGCTCTTCTTCAAGCAATGGTACTTCAAGTTTATCAATAATTGAAGTATACTCAAGGTTACCAAAGTTATTTTTTGTCCAATAACCAAATTCCATGTAACAACCCGTATAAATTCTTTCCCCAATAACTTTTACTGAACGTAATACTGTATAATTAGGTGATGGGTGCAACTTCCAAACGGCTCCATTAAACTCTAAAAGACCACCATTATTTGCTATATAAATATTCTTATTTGATGATTGTGAAATATCCCAGTTTTGATTTTCTGCACCATATAACTCTGGAGAATAGTTATTTATAGGCGAAAACTCTTGCGCATTAATTATAATTGTAATTAATAAAAAAAATATGGTAATTAGTTGCTTCAATTTATACATTTTTAATATCTAATGAAAGATATACAATAATACAAATTATAAATTTTATGAAGGTGTTTTGTAGTTTTTCAAAATTGATTTCAAAAAATGAAATTATAATTCAAGGAATAGGATTTTCACACATTAACACCCCACTTTTAACTATGTGATTGCTTTCATTTTCTCTAAATACTTCTCCGTTAACAACGTTTTTAAATTTTCTTCTTTACTGTTAATATAAACTTTTTCATCATCAGTGATTCCTAGTGCATAAATAGCATCGTTTAAATGTCTTTGCGCCCAATTTAATTTTATATTTTTATTATTAAAATTGCTTAAATCATTATTATGGGCACTTTTTAGAGTTGCTGTATCACACCATTCAAATATTGCTTCAGCAAGTTTTATTAACGGAGTATTAGTTTCTCTTTTTGATCGTTTTTGTTCTTTTTCAATACCATCACCAATACTTACATCATCAGTTCTTCTATTTCTTAAATCATCTAAATTTTTAACCGCCTTAATTTTACTTATTTCTTCTTTTTCTTCTCCTTCTTCCTTTCTTCCAGAAAATTTAGTGACTATTGCTCCTTTTCTAGAATTACGCATTTTTATATATGCCTCGCTCAACTGCTGTATTACTTGAGTCCTTTCCATTGCATCAATATCGGCAGGATCTATGGCCTTATACTTATCCCAAATAATTTTAAAACTAGCATAAATTTTATTTCTTAATGGTATATCCACTTCATTTTCATCTACCATAAACTTTTGAAACAATCCTTTTAAATTATTAAATGCTTCATCAAACGGTTTATTTAAAATTGTTTTCTCTACTTGCATTACAAAAAGGCTATTGGGCGTAACATGAGGACCTCCTGTAGTTTCGCTACTATTTCTTTGGTATTTCACCTCTGATATTTGATACGGACCGTTTCCTTGCACCTTACTAAAAGAAACATTAAATATTCTTTGAACAACAGAATTTGAAGTGTTTTTTACTTGAGGTTTTTTATTTATTTCTGGACTACTATTAGTTATTTCATTGATAGTACTAAATTGACTTATAGCAGGATTTTTATTAACTATTTCAATTAATTTTCTTTGAAAAACTGCATCAGAATGTTTATTAGCAAAATGAAAAGTAGAATTAGTTATATTTTTTTTAGGTGAAATTAAATTACTTGCTAATTCACTTTTTTTATTTTGTGTTTTATCAACATGAATATTCATAAGTTCTTTTATAATGTGATATTCTAAGGTAAATCTCTTGGAACATACTTTCGTCTAATTCTACCTTGATTAATAATGATACCTATTACCAAACCAATAACCGCTGGGAAGATTAAAACTTCATACCCAGTATTTCCTTGATTTGAAGCTCCTATTGAATCTATCCATGGAGCTAAAAAGATTGCGGCTAAAAACGAAATCAATCCAATAATAAAAAACAAATAGCTTCCTATTGTAATAAAAAAACGCAATTTATCAGTACCCTTGTTGAACCTATCTAAGTAATTAACCCATAGCCTCAATAGTATTAAGATAAATAAACAAATTGAAGTGAATATAAAAAATAATGTAGAATATAAGTACCACCGTCCCATTAAACAACGACACGTTTTCTCATTATTTAATAACTTTATCCTTTTTTCTCCATCTTTTGAAAAGTGCAACACATTATCCTTTGTTTTGTATTCTAAATCTGGTTGTATTGCCCAAATATTGTCTTGCATAAAAACATCAAAAAAAACTAAGGAATCTTTTTCGATATTAAATGCTTGAAAATTCTGCCAAACACGGCTTCTTTGTTCTTTATTGAAAATATTAAACTTGTCTTTTGCTTTATCATACTTGCACTCTTCTATTCCATTCACTTCTTTATCCGAAATAGAATCTGTCTCTACTTTAATCAACTCAGTACCTATAGCATCCCATAAATTAGCATAACCATCATCATAACCAAGACCACGTATTGAAACTCCTGCAAGATTATTGTCTAATAACCATTTATATTTTAATTTTAAACTTTTATTACTTTCAAACCACACTTGACGATATTCAGTATTACCATACCAAGGAGAATCTTGTTTACTAATGTTTAGGTAAGAAACTATTTGAATTGTATCAAACTCTACTTTAAAACTATTTTTTGGGTCATAAGTATTTATGTATTTTTCTAATATATCGTTATATTTTAATTCTTCACCTATTGTTCTTTCAAGAACTTCTCCTTTAAAATTTTTAACATTCCAATCAATTCCTGAATATGAAACTGACATGATAATTTTTGAAATTGGAATTTTACCATTTAAATAAAAATTTATGGTTGATTCAATTGAATTTTGCCCAGATCTACCTCCTGAAAACAATGGACTAAAAGGCAATGAAATGGTGTTATTTAATTTGGTCATTTTATCAGTTGAAACCAAATAATAGTCTACAATAGCATTGAGTTTCGTAAAATCATAGGCACTGATATTTTCTAAACTACTATCATTCCAAACAGATGGAATTGTAATAGTTAATTTAACATCCTCGAACTTTTCTAAGATTTCGTGTAGAGAAAAAGCAAAAGCAACAAAGTTTTGATTATCCTTAGTTGATACGTTTTCAAAATACAAGTTAATTCCTTTTAAATCATAATTCTTTATCAATCGTTCCAAATCTGTCAAAAAGACTTGTTGAGCATGTGAATTATTCAAAAAACTGGAAATTTCAATTGGGTATTTATTATAAATAGTAAGGTAAACATCAGCTAGTTGACTTTGAGCAAAATCTATAACACCTTCTTGTTTTGTAAACCTTTCAATATCAATAGGATTTTTAATTTTGCCATTTGGTGCTAATTCATATCCATATAGATTTATTGCAGTTAGATAATTGTAATTATAATTTTTATACTCTGTTTTATTCCATGCATTGTGCCAACCAATTATTTCTTTTTTATGAGCTATATACTTTTTAAAACGGATATACGTACTATCGTCTCCAAGAATACTATCCCAGGGTGCTAAATTTTTATTCTTCTCTGTAAATCGTATACCTCTGAGATCTCTTAAAATAATTTTTAATGAATCTTTTTGCGCTCTTGTTAAGGTATCTACTTTAACTTTTAGACTAATAACTTTTAGTATAGAATCTAGTTTTATTTTTAATGAGTCTACAGCATCTTTAGATATAATTTTATCATAATCATAAACCTTAATTATACTGTCAATTTTATTACTAAATATCGTATCCTTAGCATTTAACCTTAAATTATATTTATTAATAGAATCTAAT contains:
- a CDS encoding triple tyrosine motif-containing protein — translated: MKQLITIFFLLITIIINAQEFSPINNYSPELYGAENQNWDISQSSNKNIYIANNGGLLEFNGAVWKLHPSPNYTVLRSVKVIGERIYTGCYMEFGYWTKNNFGNLEYTSIIDKLEVPLLEEEQFWNIIEYNDWVLFQSLDRTYIYNSKDENFSIINSKTTRAEIFKVDNGIYFQKINEGIFKIEQGTTVLVSDNPIFQQNILVGFFSVDNQKLLLTEQGDFYFLDGIHEVRKWNISAEEKLQSVNVFSSLQLRNGNFLLGTISNGLYILDKKGEFVNKVNKRNGLINNTILSMFEDSDENLWLGLDNGISLVNLNSPFKVYNDFDGTLGVVYASTIFKEHLYLGTNQGVFYKKLNTSDDFKFLKNTKGQVWSLNVVQNTLFCGHNLGTYIIKNQVAEKIADFPGTWAVKSIENNENLLIQGNYSGLGILEKSGDSWKFRNKIEGFNTSSRFFEFISENQILVNHENKGIYTLTLDKEFKKVEKQVVLPPNGYGSSIIKFNEDILFSSNNGVQKYSIENQEFSIDSLITQKLFNVNDTIVGALIPDQKTNKLWGFSNKNIICLSQGKFNDEPQETKIPIPSSFRRNLGVIGFECLTNLKEQQFLIGGSNGYMILNLDRINDSKFNVSIDEIKNNTLDEKSSLVDLSQEITFENNANNLEFYYSVPNFNKFSETQYQYQLKGIYDKWSEWSSDSRVTFKNLPFGKYTFNVKARVGNTETTNIESFTFGIDKPWYLSNFMVFIYLLSIGLFSFFMHNAYKRYYTVQREKLLEKTQRELKMRRLENEQQLMSFKNEKLQHDIEGKNRELAISTMSLIKKNEFLNKIKGELMASEANSKVKPVINIIDKHINNSDDWKFFEEAFNNADKDFFKKMKKYHPDLTPNDLRLCAYLRLNLSSKEIAPLLNISAKSVDVKRYRLRKKMDLPHEASLTNYILEL
- a CDS encoding glycosyl hydrolase family 18 protein — translated: MNWLELIKLFFRMRLLVVLFLFVYLFPNQILSQEVTIQPSTVKLNDTLKYDEKTKGIFKKMVQAFKFKDNRNKKEKERIYLFLMELIKKGQLNIDSTTVNNIKVQLDSINKYNLRLNAKDTIFSNKIDSIIKVYDYDKIISKDAVDSLKIKLDSILKVISLKVKVDTLTRAQKDSLKIILRDLRGIRFTEKNKNLAPWDSILGDDSTYIRFKKYIAHKKEIIGWHNAWNKTEYKNYNYNYLTAINLYGYELAPNGKIKNPIDIERFTKQEGVIDFAQSQLADVYLTIYNKYPIEISSFLNNSHAQQVFLTDLERLIKNYDLKGINLYFENVSTKDNQNFVAFAFSLHEILEKFEDVKLTITIPSVWNDSSLENISAYDFTKLNAIVDYYLVSTDKMTKLNNTISLPFSPLFSGGRSGQNSIESTINFYLNGKIPISKIIMSVSYSGIDWNVKNFKGEVLERTIGEELKYNDILEKYINTYDPKNSFKVEFDTIQIVSYLNISKQDSPWYGNTEYRQVWFESNKSLKLKYKWLLDNNLAGVSIRGLGYDDGYANLWDAIGTELIKVETDSISDKEVNGIEECKYDKAKDKFNIFNKEQRSRVWQNFQAFNIEKDSLVFFDVFMQDNIWAIQPDLEYKTKDNVLHFSKDGEKRIKLLNNEKTCRCLMGRWYLYSTLFFIFTSICLFILILLRLWVNYLDRFNKGTDKLRFFITIGSYLFFIIGLISFLAAIFLAPWIDSIGASNQGNTGYEVLIFPAVIGLVIGIIINQGRIRRKYVPRDLP